TGGGGTTGAAAACTATGGGCAGAAAAACGCGTTTCATCACGTTAAGTTCTTCCATTAGCAACCAGATTCATATACAACTCGCTCTGTACTGCGCATTAAGGTAGGATAATCAACCCGCCCTATGATTACATTTCGAGCCGGACTTTCAAAGTATAACTTCATTCCACAGGCCAGCACAAATATTTCAGCTCTTTTCTGAAAAGGTGggtggctcttaaaagagcctttgggTTTATACGTCGGGGTCCGGTCCGGCAGTGAAGCTCCGCTCCTGTTTAGCCGCCGAAGCCGTACAGGGTGCGGCCCTGGCGCTTCAGCGCGTACACCACGTCCATGGCGGTGACGGTCTTCCTCTTGGCGTGCTCGGTGTAGGTGACGGCGTCGCGGATGAcgttctccaggaacaccttcagcaccccGCGGGTCTCCTCGTAGATCAGCCCGGAGATCCGCTTCACTCCCCCACGGCGAGCCAGGCGGCGGATGGCGGGCTTGGTGATTCCCTGGATGTTGTCGCGGAGAACCTTGCGGTGACGCTTAGCGCCTCCTTTCCCGAGTCCCTTTCCGCCTTTGCCTCTTCCAGACATCTTCAAGTTATCAGTTAGTGACACgacacacactgctgggctgCAGCCGCGGCGCTTCTCTTTTCAAGCCTGAGAGCGGACCTGCTTGAGACAGGAGGCGCGCTGACACACGAGCCCGCCTCCTCTCCGACCGCAGCAGCAGCCCAGACTGCACAGGAACCTCTTCCCTGCCGGAGAGCTCTCCACCACAGCAGCACCGGAGAGGACAGACCTCGAGTATTCAATGTTTACAGCGGTGCTGTAATATTCTCGTGTAGATTTAGACCAATCTAATTCCGCGctcaacacaaaaacacagaattcgGAATGGAAAATGTAGTGCTCCTGTGTATGAGGGTCATGAACAACTGACAAAAGGCATTCATCGTTGTAGCAGTACATATTTCGTTCTCCTCCCCTTTTGTATCATTGAATAAAAATCCAGCTGTTAAATAgtccaaaaatgttttatataaggACGTCTTTTAAGAcgcttaaaaagaaatgttccTCCTAAAGAAACTGTAGAAACGTTCTTAAATCATCTCTATCACGTGTACTGAGGTTCATGGCTAGTGAGCAGTGGTCCTCTCAGATCTGTACTGCAGTATAAACGCTTCTTCTGGGGTGAAATGAAGAGCGATGGAGGGACCAGTAAGCGTGCTGTTGCTTAATTGTGAACAGACACcgaattcagaaaataaacagtAGGGTAAGGGAGGGGTTTGAATGCCAGTCGTTcttgtattattaaaataatctcaTGCattaaaaaactttcaaatttaGATATGAACACTGAAAAATAGATGTAGAGCAAAAGGGGTGACGTATGTCGCTGGCtaactgcagcagtgcagtcgtGCACGAATAGGCTTTTACACGAGGGGGTACAAAACCGCTTCAGGGTACGGATTTCACTTATCCGCTAACCAGACGGGAATTGTGCCTCGTACAGACTAATGGAATAATGTAACCCTCTCGGAGTGTTGTggtggctcttaaaagagcctttgtgTTCAGGGGAAAAGATGCTGCAGCAGGCGGTCCGTGTCTAAGCGCGCTCCCCGCGGATGCGGCGGGCCAGCTGGATGTCTTTGGGCATGATGGTCACCCTCTTGGCGTGGATGGCGCACAGGTTGGTGTCCTCGAAGAGCCCCACCAGGTAAGCCTCGCTGGCCTCCTGCAGAGCCATGACGGCGGAGCTCTGGAAGCGCAGGTCGGTCTTGAAGTCCTGGGCGATCTCTCTCACCAGGCGCTGGAAGGGCAGCTTGCGGATCAGCAGCTCGGTGGACTTCTGGTAGCGGCGGATCTCCCGCAGAGCCACGGTGCCGGGCCTGTAGCGGTGGGGCTTCTTCACGCCGCCGGTGGCGGGGGCGCTCTTGCGGGCAGCCTTGGTGGCCAGCTGCTTCCTGGGCGCCTTGCCGCCGGTGGACTTGCGAGCGGTCTGCTTGGTTCTCGCCATCTTCCTCGCTGCTCTTCACAATCAGCACTGTACTGAGAGCAGCAGCCCGCACTCGGGTTTATATGCGCAGGCAGCCCCGTCCTGATTGGCTGAAGGGCCCCGGGAGCCTCTCGCTGATTGGATACTTTGAGAAGGAGCGCGCAGTTCATACACCCTCTCCGATCTTCTTTGTTTGATCAAATCAAAGTATAAAGGCGTTCTTATACCTAGAAATCAATAACCTGTCAAGGACCTTGATTTCTTTTAACTATAATAATCCAGGGCAAGAATATTCTTCCGTTAAATCATGAAATAGTATAATTGACTATAACGAAGTTAAATCGAATATATGTTAtagcatatatatataaggGCATCCTGTGACTCAGGGGGGGGAGTGTTGTGCTGAGGGACCCCGTTACAAGTACAATAAGGAACCCGGTTTGCTCTGCTCGCTTATAATTAAAAGGGGAAATCTACTTGAACGAACtgaacaaagaaaatgattgTATGAACTGTATTGCAAGCGCAACAGAAATCGCTCGTCCACACAGCGGCTGTGATTCTGAGCCACAGACATCACTGCTAAAACCTCAGGGAAACAAAAACACGTGCTACGACATATTCACAAATATCGCCATTACATGAAGATAGAAATCGCTCTTTTTCAAGTGGCTGTGggtggctcttaaaagagcctttgggTTCGGGGTCAGTCGGTCTTTGCCGGGCTGTTTACTTGCTCTTGGCCGGCTTCTCGGTCTTCTTGGGCAGCAGCACCGCCTGGATGTTGGGCAGCACGCCGCCCTGCGCGATGGTCACGCCGCCCAGCAGCTTGTTCAGCTCCTCGTCGTTGCGGACGGCCAGCTGCAGGTGCCGGGGGATGATGCGGGTCTTCTTGTTGTCCCGGGCGGCGTTGCCAGCCAGCTCCAGGATCTCGGCGGTCAGGTACTCCAGCACCGCGGCCAGATACACCGGGGCTCCGGCGCCGACCCGCTCGGCATAGTTTCCCTTGCGCAGCAGCCGGTGGACACGGCCCACAGGGAACTGCAGTCCGGCCCTGGAAGAGCGAGTCTTGGCCTTGGCTCTGGCCTTACCGCCGGTCTTTCCTCTGCCGCTCATCTTGCACTGTCAAGCTTGTCTGAAGAAATCTGTGAATAATGAATACAAGCTGTCTGCAGCCCCGCTTTTGAAGAGTCGCGGTTGAATTTGATTGGTTGGACCGGAACAAGCTCTCCACCCAATCAGAGATCAGTGTTGCCAACCAGCGCTCTCGGTCTCCACCAATCAACAGGCAGGAGGGAAATTCGGACTCTGAACACAGAGCGCGGCTCTGCTGCCGAGTGAGGACAAATGAGTTTTTCAATTTCAAGCTTATCATCATTATTCTCATACACAGGTAAATGgaataacgaaatgctatttaggtAGCTCTCGGACGGTAAGTGGTAAAAAACAATACAGTTGcataagaaaataaagagagacaacaatgtgtaaaaaacacattgcttAATCGGTCATTTTcatgctttaaaaaatgtatattttagtgTATTTCACCACCGTCTCTCAGTAACCACGTCTTAACACGCTACCTTGAGTGGAATTAAGCTCAACTCCCAAAAGAATCTAGATCACCCGCCTGCGAGGGCTCGATATTGAAAAGTCACCATTGTCGCTATTAGAGTGATCAAGTTGTCACGTTACTCCTTTTCACATGTCCGCTTTAGCTGCGAGACTAGCAGTCACGAATTGCAAGTCACGTACTCCAAGGAAAACCTACGTGCAATGTAACAATGTTACATTTCGCCTCAACTAAAATCATTGTTGGTGATGAGATACAAAAAGTCGCTGCGTAGTTCAGTGACGATTAGAAAGCTTCATTCTTAACGAAAAGGCCCCCTTATAATTCTACAAAATCTTCCCTATGCACCCATTATTTACAATAGTATTTATATTTGTACAATAGTTTACCCAATTCGACTAAATATCGTATTTCAGTTTCAAGAAAAAGATACTTTAACCGCTAAAACTCAATACCCCCCATTGTGCAAAGTAACTATTCCCCCCATATCGAGCGAACCGGCGCTTTCAAGCGGTGAAAAGGGAAAGTCTGCGCTCTCTCTCGGAAGGGCTGGTGGCTCTTAGAAGAGCCTTTGGGTTTGTAGGAAATTAACTCGAGGGTCGATCGCTCACTTCTTCTTGGGAGCCGCTTTCTTAGCTTTGGCCGTCTTGGGTTTGGCCACCTTGGGCTTCGCTGCCTTGGCTTTCTTCGGGCTCTTTGCCTTCTTAGGCGCCGCTGGCTTCCTGGCCTTCTTGGGGCTCTTGGTCGCCTTCTTGGCCGCTGCGGGCTTCGCGGCTTTCTTGGGCGACTTCTTGGCGGCCGCTGGCTTCTTGGTCGCCGCCTTCTTGGGCGACTTCTTGGCGGCCGCTGGCTTCTTAGCCGCTGCGGGTTTCTTGGCCGCCGGCTTCTTGGCTTTGGCGGCGGCGGTGACTTTCTTCACGGGCTTGGGCTTGGTCTCCGCCTGCTTCTTGTTGAGCTTGAAGGAGCCCGAGGCGCCGGTGCCCTTGGTCTGCACCAGGGTGCCCTTGGTCACCAGGCT
This DNA window, taken from Lepisosteus oculatus isolate fLepOcu1 chromosome 23, fLepOcu1.hap2, whole genome shotgun sequence, encodes the following:
- the LOC138224895 gene encoding histone H4, with translation MSGRGKGGKGLGKGGAKRHRKVLRDNIQGITKPAIRRLARRGGVKRISGLIYEETRGVLKVFLENVIRDAVTYTEHAKRKTVTAMDVVYALKRQGRTLYGFGG
- the LOC138224896 gene encoding histone H3; amino-acid sequence: MARTKQTARKSTGGKAPRKQLATKAARKSAPATGGVKKPHRYRPGTVALREIRRYQKSTELLIRKLPFQRLVREIAQDFKTDLRFQSSAVMALQEASEAYLVGLFEDTNLCAIHAKRVTIMPKDIQLARRIRGERA
- the LOC138224717 gene encoding histone H2A-like; translated protein: MSGRGKTGGKARAKAKTRSSRAGLQFPVGRVHRLLRKGNYAERVGAGAPVYLAAVLEYLTAEILELAGNAARDNKKTRIIPRHLQLAVRNDEELNKLLGGVTIAQGGVLPNIQAVLLPKKTEKPAKSK
- the LOC138224615 gene encoding histone H1-like, with translation MAEEVAPAPAAAPAKAPKKKSAAKPKKAGPSVGELILQAVSASKERSGVSLAALKKSLAAGGYDVEKNNSRVKLAIKSLVTKGTLVQTKGTGASGSFKLNKKQAETKPKPVKKVTAAAKAKKPAAKKPAAAKKPAAAKKSPKKAATKKPAAAKKSPKKAAKPAAAKKATKSPKKARKPAAPKKAKSPKKAKAAKPKVAKPKTAKAKKAAPKKK